Within Triticum dicoccoides isolate Atlit2015 ecotype Zavitan chromosome 1B, WEW_v2.0, whole genome shotgun sequence, the genomic segment ttaggTCGGACGGCGCGCAGCCGCACCTGGTCAACATCCAGTTCCAGAAGAAGGTGCAGCTGCAGGTGAGCCgccgagctgctgctgctgcttccgcTCGATTTGATTTACAAATTCTGTTCTGAATTTTGTTGCTGCTGGCGAATTTCAGCTTGTTGTGCTCTACGTGGATTTCAAGCTGGACGAGAGCTACACGCCCAGCAAGATCTCCATCCGGGCCGGCGACGGCTTCCACAATCTCAAGGTGGTGATTCCCTCCGCCCACGATACATCGTTTCTGAACATAGCAGCGAGGTGCCCAGTGAGAGCACATAGATATTTCTGAGTTCTAAGCTTGTGATCTGTGCTCGatggtgtgaggagcactcagcaaATGTTGTTGCTTGAGGATGGCATATTTGATGCCTTGCCATTTCAGTTTAGATTTCTGTCTTGGACCAAACTAAGAACCTGGTCTGTGCATTCAGGTTTCCTGACCTGGGGGGCTACTGCATATTCTGATGACTGATGTGTCATAGTCATGGATTACactaccttatggttgcatcatgttCAGACATATCATAGGATTACCTTACAGTATTGAAATATTGATTGGGAAACTTGATCTCTTTCTGCAATTTCCTCTGCATTGCGCCTACTTGTCCAGTGAACACCAAACTGATCCTTGAAAATTCAAATTTACAGTGATGCCATTGGCTTTGATCTGAAATAATCGACCACTATATTTACCATGCTTCCAGGAAATTAAAACGGTGGACCTTTTGAAGCCAGTAGGATGGGTTCATATATCATTATCTGGCACTGATCCCCGGTATGGATTTTTGTAACTTATTAAACCCTGTGATGCCTTTGTTTTCCTTCCTCTAGCATTGAAACTTCAGAATGTAGCTCACCTTACCATCTGATGGCAtactatgcctctatgtttacaactCCCGTAATAATTAAATTTCATTTCAACATGTTGGATGACACTACACACTGCCTGTGCAGGCCACTGCTTGCATAAATTCCATGGTTTACTATGTTACTATTCTTGTTTTGCTAGTAGCTGAGTTTTCCtgagattttgataaacttagataCCATGTCAAAGTGCAAGAATATCTGACGCTGCAGCTAATTCATTTCAGTCTTATAATAACCCACTAGCTTTCAGTTTGACATATAATTTGCCCACTACAAAAATGTGAGGAATTCAGAACTAATTTAAGAATTATATTGTTTGGACCCCACTGCTTATTTTTACTGCCTTTGCAGACAGTGGCATAATTCTCTTTCTTGCCATATTTGTGCAGAGAAACATTCATTCATACATTTATGCTCCAAATTGCGGTGCTGGCCAATCACCTGAACGGGAGGGACACCCATGTCCGGCAGATCAAGATATACGGGCCACGACCGTAAGTTGGATTTCGTACCTGCAGCCACCCCACCATCTATTAGCATCCCTTATTAATACAACTACAGCTGGGTCAAACAAAAGTTCGTGTCCTCTCACCATCAATCATTTCTACTCccttccgtcccataatgtaagacgttttttgacagtgtcaaaaaacgtcttacattatgggacggagggagtagtatttacctGGGTAAATA encodes:
- the LOC119349700 gene encoding anaphase-promoting complex subunit 10-like, with translation MESDGEEEAAPTPGTAAAAPAAGRLKGCPELSVEGDMREMAKTAAWSVSSCKPGNGVASLRDDSLDTYWQSDGAQPHLVNIQFQKKVQLQLVVLYVDFKLDESYTPSKISIRAGDGFHNLKEIKTVDLLKPVGWVHISLSGTDPRETFIHTFMLQIAVLANHLNGRDTHVRQIKIYGPRPNPVPHQPFHFTSRECIMYSTIR